A region of the Vicugna pacos unplaced genomic scaffold, VicPac4 scaffold_19, whole genome shotgun sequence genome:
GCAGTGGCCTTCACTTCACCCATGACATTGAGAGACCACAGATAAAAAGACCTTTGGAAACTATTCTCCATCTTCATGTCTCTTATTGTCATGACCCAACAGGACCTGGGCTCACACCTATGTGGACACTTCTGGAATCCTCCCCAGAGATTCCTTGTTGCTTCTGAGGTGGTAGCTACTGCATGACATGATCAGAGCCTAAATATGCTCAGTGTTTTCCCATAAAACTCCCTCCTGCTCTGAATGCCCCTGGCACTCTTTGGACTCTGTCCTTTCCTACAACTGCAGGAAATGTCCAGTGACATGGCCAGAGACTGCAGAGAAATTGGCCCACTGTGTGGTGAGCTTTGGCCAGTGGGAAAGGGGTGTTAATGAATATATTGTTGCCTTTCCTAGCTATTTACAAATTGGAAAATAAACTTATAGCCTCTATTAAAAGGTCCAGTGAGATCAAGAAATCAACTGTAGTAGGCAGCTCATAAGTGCCCTCAGAAAGTATGAAACAGtaagattattttgctttttggacATTGTActaaaaaggaagaaggaggagagatGAAAGTAGGAAGTAGAAAGAAAGTAAAGCAAGaatgaggggaaaggaaagggtaGAATTaggaaaggaataagaaaaaatattaatagtcAAAAGTCAACCTTAATGgtttgaaataaaaaagtaaaagaatgataTTCTGCACTATGATTCATTCCAGGTATTGGTTGAAAGTGAATTTTTTCCCATCAGTTTCTCAAGAAATctgcagaaattcaattaaaaataaaaacagtgaacCCCAATATTACTGTTGAATCTACTATTTTCCAATCAAAAGGAATTTCAAAAGAGtaggaaaatacaaaatcaaaaaataccttcaaaaagatttttaatttatatgttatattaaatataaagtaatttatattaaatacatgtAAATGTATATGCACATTATtccaataaacaagaaaaacaagcATAAGACAATTACATATCTCTGTTTGCTGCAATGATTTGGATTAGTGCTATGGTTCTAAATTCAAAGATTAGTTGGTTTTGAAATATAGCAagttaaagtttttaatttttttttaacaagttgaAAAGACATCTAGAAATTAAaactcatttttaattctctgaagTGGCCCTGATTATGGAGGGAGACTTTGGGGGAAAGTCTTTCCCCAGGATCCTTGATATTTTGTAACATTCTCTTTAAAATGACCTCataagaagaagagaaaacagtaTTTGTTGCCAAAGGCACTGTGAAATGGCAGATTTCACTTGGTGAGAGACATACCAGGAACAAGATATGACTTCTACTAACTTTTGAGTTTTTAGGGGCAATGACTCTCTGAAATTAATTATTTACAAAGAGATTCTTAAGGCATCACTCTTAACTTTATTTTGGACAGTTGCACACAAATTATCTCAGGAGAGgtaggaaaagaaagcaaaactagGGTTGTGGACAATACTGGTGAGTTTTTATTCTTCTAAAACTAATATTAAAATTTTGTGGAAAGGgtaatttaatgaaatttatatattttgagtgCTTGTAACATAATTGCAAGATACTAAGAAATAAGgagagaataaaatgtttaagttGATGAAGTGCATTGATACAAGATGATGAGATAGGACACAGGATTATGAGTAAGAAAATgccaataattttaaaagaaagtgatATGTTACCATGTTTGAAATGCTCAGGAAATGGAGGAAGAAATTCTTTGAGAAACATCTTAATTCAGGAGAAAGAAGTGTTCCTCTTGAATCTTAGTGTATAGACATTGGAGAAGCAATTGCCAGGCTTGTGTTTAAATGCTCAGTTTCTCCTGGATGCGAACCTGGTAACATAATTCACCATTGTCAAAAACTGCTATGTCTTGAGCGCTCTTAAATTGAAGGGTTCTCTCAGTGgagaatagttttgttttttggttttgatcCAAAGCCAAAGGAGGATGAGTATATAAAAGCAGGGAGCTGTATTTGAGTGTGAATTTGAATTATTGTTATTGCCACTGCTATTAgcaccattattattattgttgttagaagaggcagatagctagatatgagcagagaaaggggaacacagaCCAAAAGGCAGAAATTGGACAGAAAAAAGGGCCACAGGCCAAATGctggaaaccacacatcatgtaaggaccaggggtccctgggcagagaaagaaaaacaggaacctcTAGGTTAATAAGTGGTCACAACTTTGAGGGTGATAAGTGGCCCAGAGGCCAATGAAGAAAGGTAGGAAAAGgtaggaatctccagtgtctgaatatgaccttttgctcattatgccctcatttcaataaaataagcCTTGCAGATTAAAAGTATCATCACGCACTGaagccatgacacttccaatccagaataaataaggacaaaaatccctcctctctTCAGTAAAGTgaagttgggatgaaaatcagggaatatgacctcGGCCCTTTCATTCCTAATGAAGGcggaatattctgcccattcatttttacattctaTGCAACCAACTTGCCAGAGAAACTTggggcagccactcacctgagcctgcccactctccccttgataAAATCTCTCTTACCGTAACAAATTCTCACTGTGCTTTTTTACTACATCTTGTCTCAGAATTCTTTCtaggatgggacaagaacctggaacaccggttacatccaccagcatcattatcattatttcatACTGTATAAGAGAAAGCACACCTGTAACAATCACTCCAACAAGTCTAATATGCAGATCTATTTTCCCAAAAGCTGGGAATGCAAGGCACCACATTGCTGCAAAGGGCAGCTGAGAGCACAGAGCCCATTAGGAACTGTAAGCGCTGAACGTGAGAGATCGCTGGGGGATGTGTCCTCAGGCGGACAGAATTCCTGATGATACCAAAGACACTGTGTCATCCTATGCAACCCTAGAACTAAAGGAGTCATTTACATCTTTGGCTTGATTTGAAGAATAACTTGTGAGCCCCTTTAATCAAAACTATTCCACAGTCCCCTCTCCACACATTCATTTCAGTGACCTCACTAGAGTGTCTGAAATCCCTCCACTGAAGAGTCACCCATTAAATTTGAATATGAAGTGGTGGTGAGATTAAGGGAAGaatcattttttctttgtctttttatttattcatttattttagctaacagacaaatatttaaattacCAAGACAAAGCAAATCCTCGGGAATCCTCAAACACTGAGTTTAAGTTGAGATCTCCCTTCATTTCCTTTCAAATCACACAAGTTTTGATGTGTCTCCAGCAGTTTCTTCTATCACTTTATCTTCTTTTGCCTCTGCCTCCTTTTCAGGGTTTCATGGCTATTCCAAGCTGAAAGAGTTGATTTAATTTCATAATAGAAATAATGGTCAATATTACAAATGAGAGTGAAATTAAAACTTTCTCATTTTGCAAATGGGATAACAGACACTCCATGAAACTAAATGATTTATCTTAGAGTTACAGCACCAATATCTCAGAATCATATTTGTATCATCTTGGTTCTCTTTTTACTACAACACAccactcttttattttttaacttttttaattaatagtcattttacaatgttgtgtcaaattacaaCACAATACTCTTGAATATGAGTGATTGACATTAAATAGGGGACTGAAAATTCATGTACACAAAGATTAGAGTTTAATAAGAAGGAAGACCTGCAAGGTCACCCAGTCTTAACTACCTGAGTGCTCATGGCAGTATTCAGAAGGGAAATGTGAGCTTATGTTCATTTCCAAATCAAAAATAAgatgaacattttcaaaatataaatgttaCCATATCCCCAAATTCAAAAGGTGTTTCAAATTTAGGTTACGTGCCTTAGACAGATTAGAAGAAAGCAATTTGTTAGAAACAGATGAAAGAACCTTCATGGAAGATGAGGGAGGTGAGACTCTTGGCTAGATGTGTGAATTaaatgatttgttttgtttctctggacTTCAATGTAAATGAATGGACTATCATATTGAAATAAGATGATCAGAATTTGTGCATTTCAATTTCTTTAGGTATATATGCCAATTAGTAGTAAGtacacatttttctatttttaactattccaattattcatttgttttgagttagaaataaatattgttggtccttcttatgtttttttttccaggtaaTTTAAGTGCCTTTTGGGAACATTGCCTGCCAGACGAATtccatggaaaaaataaacaatgtaacTGACTTTGTTTTCTGGGGTCTTTCTCAGAATCCAGAGATTGAAGAAGTTTGttttgtggtgttttctttcttctacacTGTCATTCTTCTGGGAAACCTCCTCATCATATTGACAGTTTACGTGGGACATCTTTTCAAGTCTcctatgtatttatttctcaACTACTTGTCTTTTGTGGACATATGTTATTCTTCAGTCACAGCTCCAAAGATGATTGTTGACCTATTAGCCAAGAGCAAAATTATCTCCTATATGGGGTGCATGTTGCAACTCTTTGGGGGATATTTCTTTGGTTGCACTGAGATCTTCATCCTTACTGTGATGGCCTATGATCATTATGTGGCTATCTGTAAACCTTTACACTATATGACCATCATGGACTGGGACAGATGCAATAAAATGTTGCTGGGGTGCTGGATAGGTGGGTTCACACACTCCATTATCCAAGTGGCTCTGGTAGTTCAACTACCATTTTGTGGACCCAATGAGATTGATCACTACTTTTGCAATGTTCACCTTGTGCTGAAACTTGCCTGCACTGACACATATGTGGTTGGTGTTGTTACAGCCAATAGTGATACCATCACTCTGGGGAGCTCTGTCATCTTGTTAATCTCCTATACTGTCATCCTGGTGTCCCTGAGAAAGCAGTCAGCTGAAGGCATGTGCAAAGCTCTCTCTACCTGTGGCTCCCACTTCGCCATGGTCATCAACTTTTTTGGTCCCTGTACTTTCATGTATATGCACCCTGATAATACCTTTTCAGAGGATAAGATGGTGGCTGTGTTTTACACCATTATCACCCCCATGTTAAATCCCCTGATTTATACACTGAGAAATGCAAAAgtaaaaaatgcaatgaaaaaaCTGTGGAGCAGGAGGGTTTTATGGGAGGCTAATGCTAAACAGAAGTAGAAATTTAAGGTGGATGATCTTAAATTTTCCATTCTGCACAGTGAAAACAATAACAacttcacaggttttttttttcctttaaggaaCAGATGAGAGAATAAAACATTCTACAGAATTATGTTAtgatttatcattattattaccgTTGTTCTAATTCTTCataatcagatgatttttctgAAATATCTAGGACAAAGAAATCTTATTAAACTCAAATTTCAGGATGATCATACTTAGCATGACAATTTCCTCCTtgccctttttcctttttgtcattttctttaaagaatgaGAGTCTACTGTGAAGTACCTAAGGCTGTTTTACGGTGTTTAGAACTGTGAGCACTTGATACAAGTAGTTTGTATGAATGAAAGGATACAGAAACAGTGGCAAGGATCTGAGCTAAGGCATCCTGATGTAAGTTCTCCAAAACAGTGAAAGCAGCCTCATCTGGTTGGAATGGGGATACAGGGAAGGTATGTGCAGAATCTCAAAGAGATGAAACACAGGCTTAGAAAACAAAAGGCCTGTTCTCATCCTCTGGGCTTGGGGAAAAGTTCTTGCTTTTTCTAGGACTCATTTTCTTTACCAGAATGATAACTAAATTGGAAAAACAAATACCTCTAGTATCCCATTTTAACTGTAGCATTCCATTAATGTGCTTCTGCTGACCGACTCTCACCTTTAGTTGCCATCTGTAGCTAGCACTCTTtatgtatgtaaagcacttataAGAAAAGCTGgagaaactcaataaaaaacaaagacatcTTTGATGAATACACAATTGTGTCTCAATCAACAGGGTCAATATTTGAACCAGCCAGCTTTACTGAAAATAGTGAGCCATTTACCACTGCTCAGCTAACATAACCTGATTTCCAGCTGTGGATCCACATTTACTCTGGAgaaataaacatgcatttcttaagTGAAGTTGtaacagaggagaacaaatccTATTTCATATTGAATCTATTACTTTAGCTCTAACTTTTGTGCTCAGTTCCCTGTGCTTAGGCAAGCTGGCTCCACACCTTTTGTAAGAGACTGTTGCCAATACCCTGAAATACagaggatagcccattctcaaggctctggtcTTTAAAGGTAtaatacttttccattcatatagaaatAAGTTGCAAACATTTGTCTTACTGGATGTTCATAGGAAGATTGTGACTGGACCTACCAGGACAGCtggaagaacaaaggattccagcaccaagaagtctgcaacaaccagccacacccaCCCCTTTTTTAGTACAACTTTgataagatggttctttgggataCTAGTCCACTATCTTCTCAATCTGCTGAATTTACAAATAAAGCCACTATTCCATGACCCAACAACTCATCTCTCAATCTATTGGTTTGTCATACAGCAAGGAGTATGGGCTTGAATTCAGTAACAAACTGAAACTCGCCCTGATGACACAATCCTTCACTTCACCCAACCTGAGCTTTATTTTTCCACAGCAAAAGACACATCACTGACTATCTCTCTGCTATTGTTTCATTCATTGTTTTACAAGTATGATTATTCAAGTTATTTCCCATACCTGGGTATGTGTTTACagttgtggggtgtgtgtgtgcagcacAAACATATTATGTCAAGGACTATGTATCATTAGTGCTTTAAAAAGTAATCTCTGATGTTGGAGCACTCACAGAATAAAAGGTAAGAAAGATCAAAAGGCAGCAAGACATCTGGACTAGAAGATATAGTTAAGAAACCATTGCCCCAGACCACAGGGATCAGTGTGTATTGTCCCCAACTTGGACATGTACTCACTGGATCTCTATGAACTTCTCTTTGCTGAACTTAAAGAGGTGATTAGCTTCTCAAATTTATCTGATCATTGAAGTCATCATGAGAGATTTTTGAACCAATAACGGCATCTATTcgaagagtttctgattcagtcggCCAGTGTTAAAGGGTATAAAAAATCAGTATCTTTAACAATCTCCTCTGGAAATTTTTAAACAGGCAATGGTGCATCTAAGATCTTAGATTTGGAAACACTGGGACTAGGTGATCCTGGATGTTATTTGAGCACAAGGGGTATATGAACAATGAAACCCAAAGAGCCCTAACTTCAGATGTATATTCCCATCTGTTCTCTTATAACTTGAACTGAACTTAAAAAACTgtggaataaataaatgttatctATTTGATAAGTTTCTTCCAAGATACTCTTTCCTTTGTGTGTCTCCACTAAAGCCTTAACTATTAAGGAATAGTAGTAATATTGATGGCCTGATGTCCATAGGAAGGTAAAAGGTGACAGATTCAATACTCTCAAAGACCAAGAAACAgaacatataaaataatattcatgttTCTACCAGTGACTTTATGAACTTATTCCTGTTCAGAAAACTTCCTCAGAGTCAATTATAATCAGAAGAGCTCAGAGAGTCTGCTCTTGGTTCCTTGGAAAGAGGTGGCCAAGAATCACAGCAACTCAGACTCTCTCCAGTTTCAGTAGGGGTGACTCTTGTCAAGGACAAGATCACCAAGATTTGATCCGTGGATAGCATGATCAAGCTGTAGACATAGGGGTCCTGAGGCACCTTCTTGATACTTTGGTGACTCCAGCCTCCAGGTCTCAGGTGACCCTAGATGACATCAGAAGTCTCTTCCAATCCATAAGGCTTGAGGATTCTTGTATAAATTAAAGAAACACCTCAATGTACCAAAAGTGATTTTAGCTTATGCTTTCCAGTTGGTTATACCTGTGTCTTAGTCTAATCTCCCTTATTTCTCCCTAGTATGAGGTCCTGCCTGAGTGGAAATGAGACAGATTTGCATAGTATGCATGACggaagaaaacatcaaaatacacTATTAGCATGAGGAACAGTGAGGACTGACAAAAGGCACCCCAAAACACCCATCTCTTTAGCTATGTGCCTTCTCAAATTCATGGCCTTTCACAGACTGGGAGATTTTCCAAATTGCCCATTTACAAAGACTGTCAGTTTGCTTACTCatgaagacttttaaaaagagaTGATAATTATAGTCATAGAATTACATTTATGGGAttgaaaaaatgttcattatCCAGTTTGAAACTTCTAATTACCACCAATAAAGTACTGAGTATTAATTAGAACAATTTCTGGAAGTATAGTTTGAGTAGTAGTTATTGGGAGATAGTTGGTGGGGCCAGTGATGTGAGTTGAAAAGAAGAATCTACCAGAAAGGGAGATGTTTAAGAGCAAGGAAAAGGTTTAATAGTTATGTTCCTATAGGCAGCAGTGGgtcacacaggcaagaggtgcctgcATGTCCTCCAGGAGGAATGTGCAGATTCTTTTATTGGGGAAGGGGTTGTGAACACAAAGAAGTAGGGGAACAGCCTTCTGATTGGCTGTAAGTGAGGTGAGGGACTGTGATACACGGGAGGATAGTAGATTTACAACTCCAGAATGATGGAGACACGGGCTGACAAATGAAGGTAGCGGAATTTATGATTCTGATAAGGGGGAGACATGAACTGTGACAGGTCAGTCTGAGCTACAGTGAGGCTAGTCATTTCCCATGGAGCTGGAACAAGAAAGAGAATCCAGATACTGTGTAGACAGCCTAGGATTTTCTCAGTAAATTACTGACCAAATGTTGCCCTATAGATGTTTTACAGGTGACAGGTACGAGGTGTCTGAAGAGATGGAAACATCATGGAGGAAGCAAGAGAGAACTGAAACAACCACTGAGGCAGGAGTGTCAGGGACATGATCCACAGGTAcagtgactgttttttttttaccaaaaattTCAGATCACAATTATTTCATGATTAATAAATATCATTCCTTATTCTTTAAGATAATTCAGTCCCCAGGAAGGTGTAAATTGCTGAATGGATCTCCTCATGCCTTCCA
Encoded here:
- the LOC140693446 gene encoding olfactory receptor 4S2-like; its protein translation is MEKINNVTDFVFWGLSQNPEIEEVCFVVFSFFYTVILLGNLLIILTVYVGHLFKSPMYLFLNYLSFVDICYSSVTAPKMIVDLLAKSKIISYMGCMLQLFGGYFFGCTEIFILTVMAYDHYVAICKPLHYMTIMDWDRCNKMLLGCWIGGFTHSIIQVALVVQLPFCGPNEIDHYFCNVHLVLKLACTDTYVVGVVTANSDTITLGSSVILLISYTVILVSLRKQSAEGMCKALSTCGSHFAMVINFFGPCTFMYMHPDNTFSEDKMVAVFYTIITPMLNPLIYTLRNAKVKNAMKKLWSRRVLWEANAKQK